The genomic window CCTGGAGGTGCGGTTGAGCAACTGGGATGGATTCGTGAGTTAAGAGATACGGCAGCTCCGGCGGATGGGTGTAGTGCTTGGAAGTGCAACACCCATGGAGATGTCTGGAATATTAGTATTCTGGACCATCTTTTCGACAATGGTGCCGAAAATGCTGGTACACTGGGAACCGACTACGATAGTGGCTATGCGAGCTCTTCCGGTCACATGGGAAGTTCGTCAAGAAAGGGATCATCTGCATATGGCGACAGCACGACAGCTTTCAACACGAGTCCTGTCACACCAGTCAAGTCCTCGATTGGCGGCAACAATACGGCTTTTAACACGAGTCCTATGACTCCTACCATGCACTCGCGTGAAGGATTCAGCATGAATCTCAATGCAACTCCAATGATACCTGCCGATTTCGCAGCCGGCAGTCACCAAGGCCAAGAAACTCGCATTCGTAATCCCAACCCTCGCCGCCACCGAAACCGCAATCGCAGCCACGGCGCCAACAAGATGAGTTCGAGCAACAACCAGCAATCCCTTTCCCAAATCGAGGAAAATCTCGAGGAATTCGAGATCAGCGGCGACGTTGCCGGGCTTCTTGATTTCACGGGCTACGCCAGTAGCAGCGGGCGCGAATTCATGCTACCCCAAGATCCCATGTGGGATGATGATCTCCTGAGTGAGGTCAATACTTTTATCGCTGATGGAATCCCCTTTGGCGAAACTGTTGATCATACAATTGAACACGCATGCGATGCTATCTGAATTGAACACTATTACTACGAGATGGATATGAAGAAACCTAACCAACCTATGGCTGGCCCATTACTGTAATTGACATAGACGCAAGACTTGATATCATCAGacgttttttcttttctttctttcttcacgCATTCGGGGAAATGGAGAATGCATACAATATGGATAAGGGAACGGTAACCGGGTGCACTTTatttttcgatttctttttttctttcttttactttCTGCAAATCTTGATTTCCATGGAGATATTTCGTTCATGAGTTAATAGTTAATGGTAAATGGTCAATCATAAATGGATAATGGATAATGGTAATGAACGATGAGCAACGGGTCGTGGGTATCTTACTTCTTTCGGTAAAGAATTACTGGACAATGATGAGCGCTGCGAATACATGGCATGGCAGAGCAGGAGACAGGGAGTTGAGATATGGAAGAGATGTTGATTATGGAGTTGTATCTATCTTAAGAGCTGGGCTGGCCCTGGAATTAACGCAATGGTGTTCGAGAATttgtttgtgattttgagtgagtgagtgtgtgTATGCATATTTGTGAACTTTTTCTGGCGTGAGATATGGTGAGTGGTAATTAGGATGGGCTGTTAGGTGGCGATATCTTTGAATTGTAGATGAGTCGAAGTTGGGAGAGTTACCTGCTTGTCGTGTCTGAAGAGTATGATGAGTCGAATGACGTTTGAGCGAGCAATAGATCTAGCAAATACTAAGTCTTGGTATCCTCTCTTCCAGTTTCTTCCTTTACGCGATGTTGTTGAAAAATAATGAGGTTATGATGATACACATAGTAGCTAATACTCAGTAACGACAACTTGGACAGAATCTGCAGTATACTGCGTGTATGTAAGAtacgaaaatgaaaatgcGATAGTTAAAAAGTTGCAGGAAATTGACATGGCAGACTGCATATCACTCCATCCTTTCCACCGTTCAGTGATGTTGcaattcttgatattcataATTGAGGAATAAGATGAATGACTACTGACCGATCATGAGGAGCAGTACCAGAGGCGTCAGAAGTTAGAACTTGTTTAGATACCAGCCGACTTTTTGCATTCATAGATTAAGATTTGTATTCTCGGCACGCCGAAGATAGGAATTGTAGAATACCAGGAGAATGGGGTGGCGAAGCAGGAGATGTGGAAgtagaaattttgaagtcGCAGCGAGGGATTGAGGAGGGGTGTTAAGATAgatgtatttattattagttgATCAATTTTACTTGAATATCGAGTTGAAGAAAAACTCATTCAAAGGACCGTAAtgatgcatgcatgtatgaATAACACTTGTGATACAAGACACAGAATCTCGATTTAACATACCTCGACATCCGGTAGTAGATAATATGGAGAGCTGGTTCCGAGCTTTTGTTCTCCCTTGCATTGCAAACCACAACTGCACATTCTCTAAGCTCGTCTAATTCTCCAACTTCAAGACGGGGGGGGGGGCAAGTTGTGAAATGAAATCCCTTGCGGTATTCTCCTTCCACATTCCTAGGGAAGGAACGGCTGTGCATACATCTATAGATCGCAAGGGTGGTGGAAAAAAGTAGTAGACTCCGAGGAATGTATGTGTGCATGtgttttttccttttatctCACCAGGGAAGAAGCAGATGGAGAGGATTCTTCAATCTATATAGAGAGATTCCTCGCGTCATTTTGAGGAAAGcacattatttatattatatccatcttgaaaattcaaagattAAGACAGCTTTAATACGAAAATGCATTTTCTCACCCAAACCCTCGTTGCTGCAGCTTTTCTCGCAGGTGCTGTTTTTTCTGTTCCTCAAGGTGTCCCTCCCAAtggtagtggtggtggtgatcAATCTACTGTGcgttttatttcatttttctttcccccTCTTTCGTTCCCCCTCTaactctttcttttcccttaCCTCTCTCAACACTCTCTTCCTTTCATCCACACAAGCAGAATTTGCAAAACTAACAAAAAGACAGTGCTACTGGAACTGTTGCGAATACGATCCCTCCACCCTTGGAACACTCTGCAGAAATAACGAAGCGCCTTATCCATACGGAGTCGATTGTTATCCAGCGTTGGACGCGGCGAATATGACGTGTTGTCATCAGACGGATTGTCAGGATCAGACTTACTTTACGACGCCGATTGTGGTTATATAGGGACTTGGGGTTGTGAAATTGGGTAGATGGAAGGGGCTTTAGTTATTGGGGCGGGGCTTTGGAGGGGAGAGGTGGATTGGAGGGAATGTGGTGGGTTTGAGTGTGGAGTTGAGGGGAAGAAAGGTGTTGGCTTGGCGATTTCGTTCGGGACTGTGGATTATAATGGCAACAGGCGGATGATCTTGATTCGAACATGGGAAGTAGTGATTCTTGCTTTGTTTTGGGAATGGACGATGAAGATTTCGTTTTGGATAGTCAGTTTACCTAGATAGCAATAGTAAAAACTTGTGGGGTACTAGTCTGACACTCTGGGACATTAAGATGATGGGTCTGGCCAATGTGAAACACGGAATGTGAGAAGCAGTTGGAGTGTGAAAAAAGCAATGagtatcaaatcattcaatccGGTTCAGAGGCTATCTTATCTGTAAATGCGAACTCGCAAGCTAAGCTGCTTATAGTTTGGTTGAattattcaaagaaaaaCGGATGTTTCAATGCCTAGATAATAAGGGTTAGCGAATTGCGtttgctttttgaaagaGTAAGTTACTTCATCTGCCGTTATTCTGTTACTACTTTCATAGACAACAAGACTTGCGACCAaatctcttccatcttcctcagCATTTGGTAGTAATTCTTCCCATGGTTTACTTGGGAAAATATTCCACCATTGAAACGGATTTGTTTTCCACTTCGTTGCCTCTGGCCATGTCTGTTCAGTTGGCGTCCCGAGGGTTTTGAACATACTCAAGATCAGACCCAGTTGattcccatcttcatctccgcGTCGGCTTTCGAGGAGCGGGGTAGGAGGCGAGCGGAGACATTCGGCAAGAAGAACACCCGTAGACCAGAGATCAAGAGACGTGGTGTAAGATGTGTTAGAGAAAAGAGTTTCTGGGCAGCGATAGCATGTAGTACCAACCTCGAGACACTTTTGGTCGGAGGGCTCAGCAGATGAGGAGATGCTTGGGTGCCATGCGGTGCCAAAATCGGTGATGACAATGGAACTTTGACCATCGATATCCTGAGGCAAAAGAATATTGGATGGTGATATATCACGATGAATAATGTGTTCTGCATGAAGGTATGCGAGCCCGGATAACACTTGtttgaagatctttttgGTCGTGCGTGTGTTCAGACCATTGCTACTTTTCGATAGCAGGTCTGTTAATGTGTGTGGCATATATGGCAATATCAGAACtaatcttgattcttgatcgTATATTGTTGTGAGAAGTGTTATTATCGAGGGATGAGAGAGCTTCTTGAGGATAGCAATTTCACGAGCAGGAGAATGTGGCTCCATGTTATGAGTTTCTGTTATCACCTTTAAAGCATGGGAAGCCTCTTCAGTATCGCACCTATAGACTTGAGAGACAGCACCACTAGATATATGGTGACAGTTTTTATAAGATCCTATGGTGATACCGGGGCTTTTGGGTGGTGGAAATGTTGTCGACAAACAGACTTCATCATTTGGCTGGGTAGGATTGCACAAATCATCGTAGGCGGCCTATGTGCTGGTATCAGCAAGATAGTTACAGTAGGTTGCATGTTCACTTAACTCAAGAGCAAAGTATCTTCCCCCGGCGAACTATAAAGAACAGAAAATGGAAGCCGAAAAGTATCATCAGAAAAGGGGGAAGCTATATTGCTCACGTGACATAGAATGcttatatttgaaataatcaCTCACTCTTGATGACGAAGAATTATAAGCCTCTGCTTCGATTTCAAATGCAGTTTTCTGAGTGTTACCGCCAAGACCACCCACCGAGAGATACTTCTTTCTATTATTAGGAAGATTAGCCCTGCCGATTTATGTGTTGAAGGGGACTGGTGCCACTTTACAGCTTTGAGATATTATCATATCGGTCAGAAGCGTTCAGATCATGTTTCCAATCTGACGTCGAGCTCATATTGCTGAGTTGGAAGGATGTGAACAACGATAAACTAGATATAGATAGTGTTCTCTGGTAGACTGTGTTCCTCTGCAAAGATGCTTTATCCTTTATCCGAGGTGATTACTTCGTATTAGACAGGAGATGATCTCTTGCGTTTTCGGATAAAGTTCGGGCGTGTCTTATTGGAAATGTGAGAAGTACTGTCTCTGGTTGCGCGTGGAGTACGGTGTTGTgaatgaggaagatggaggattCTCAAATAGATGCAACGTGgtggatgtgtggatgtgtggatgtgtgAATAGGTGAATGGCATTAGATGGTCGACACGATGCAGAGCACTCAGAATGTCGAGTGCAGTTCGCCTCTGGTCTTGCGGGAGTGTCTGGTCTGGTCCACCGACAGGAGCGAGAAGAATTAGAACTGCTTGCTTGACTTGCTACTCTAGACGTGCTTAATCTAACTACTGGACTTGCTTTGCTACTGAACACTCCTTGCAGACTTTGGCCCTCTcgcagcagaagaagaagaggtgaCACATCACGTGCTCATCCAATTGTCCCTCAAGGCCATCTGCATTGctcattttgtttttgcatGATTCCCCAACAAGGATCATGTATGGAAGCAGCCAACCGCAAAGCATCGGCCAATCAATTCCAGAACGAGAAAGAGCCGCTTTCGCTCCTTCGAGCTTGGAATCGTGGAGAACTTCTAATTCCGAGAAGCGCATGATAATTAtcatatattgattgagacTCGTATACGGTCGATTGCGTTCGTACCTGTTCTACTTAACATCCAACTTTATATTTGCAAGAAGTAATCCTCCATTCCCTCCTTTTTACACCAAGCAGAGGTGCAACGGCAACTATTTCTTAACCTCCAAAGAAGCATAACATGAACAACCATTAGTCACACACTAGATGATAGCTCATTGGGAAGTTGGGATTACAACAAATCACAAATATGGATGCAGTAGACCGACAAGAGTATCCGGCAATGCTGGTAAGTTATTCCTTTTTCCTGAGACTCACAGCACACCGAGTCTTAATGCTTTCATTCTAGGATCGATTACAACCAGGGCCAGCTGCAGTAAAACTTAACGAGCGTGTGAAGAGGATAAATAAAGTGAATACGGAAATCGCGGATTGGCTGCAggtatatatacacattATCCGGTGACTGCGATGGCATCTTATTTACACATGCAATAGGAGCGCCGCAAAGTAGAAGAACAATATGCTGCGGGTCTCCGAAAGCTTGCGCGCAAGCCCTTACAAGAAACCGGGGGGGATTTAGGGTATGGCATGATGTTGGGACATTCGGTTTCGACCTTGGCTAACCGGAACTTAGGGTATTCGATACACCATGGAGGAAAATTGTGAATTCGGTCGAATCGATTGCGGATTCTCATCACAATTTGGCTGAACGAATCTCCAAGGATGTCGAACAACCATTGCGACAATTCGCTACCCAAAATCGAGAAATGCAGGGAATGACAACAATACAAGGGAATCTCGCGGCCATGGCTAAGGAGTTGGAAGATGCGCAACATGCCTCGGACAAGCTCAGCAAGAAGGGGGGGAAAGCAAGCACGCAAAAGGTGGAGAATGCAGCTGCCAAATTACAGAATGCGGAACAGCAATGGCAAGCACAAGCTCCATTCATATATGAGAGTCTTCAGGCAGTAGATGAAAGGCGATTGAACCACCTCCGCGATGTCCTCACGCAATTCGAAACACACGAAGCCGACAGAATCGAGAGAAGTCGAGTGGCCGTTGAGCAAACATTGACAGCATTGTTGGAGGTAGATACTGTTCAGGAAATTAGGAATTGGTCTGAAGCAACTACCGCGGGAAAGCCCGTCATGGAGCGGCCCATTAGACAACTTTCGAGTGCTGGAGAAGGTGGCTCAAATACAATGCCAATTCCCCCGCCCACTCCACGGTCTACACATTCAGCAGCTGCTAGcgatatatcaaaacaagaaGGTTCTGGTGGTAAGCtaaagtttttgaattatttttgtttctaCAGAGAATAATGCTTTGCATGGTCCTGTGATTTATGCTAACTTACGAAATCTAGAGTCGAAGCTAAAGAGTCGATTTGGCACAATGCTTCAACGTCGACGCCAAAGCATTCATGGAGGATTTGCTCGCGCCCCATCACCGAACAAGGGATTCGCGAGTTTGAATCGCAATTCCAACAGCAGTTCAGGGCGACCAACCCTTTCACCTCACACTTCGTCGAACAATTTGCGAGACTCCTCTTCGCAAGACAACAGACTTTCTGCTCTTCCCGAATCGCCATCTAATCGCGATACTCTACAACCTAATGGCAACTCTCATGGGATGGGCCAAGATTCATTAAGCGCATCGGATATGATTAGACCAGCTACCTCCAATGGTGTACCAAGCCCGGGAATGATGGACCTGTCAGAAGTTGAACCACCATCGGGTCCACCACCATCGCATTTCAAAGAAACCCAAAAAGATTCTGAAGGCTTCACGGTTCCAGCAGCCATGAACGATCCTATATCGCAAGCTCTACATGAAGCTCACGAGCAAAATGAACCCCAGTTTAAGCTAGACATCCGAGATCAACCAATCCCCGAGCAAGATGCAGATGCACAAGCTGCATTATCAAGTGTTGCCAATACTTTGCGTTCATCTCAATTGACCACTCCAGGTCGAAAAGTTGGTACCGTCCGAGGTCGAAGAGATGTTCGCAACACAGTCTATGTCCCTTCACCTAGTCTTGATGTCAGTACCATAGAGAACAACTTGCCTCCTTCACCGGCTTTCTCGCCTGCAGCTGCACGTGCGGCAGCATTTGCAGCTATTTCGGAGCATGGCCATGCTGCGCCAAGTGTATCTGATGCAAATTCAATTCGTTCCGGACATTCTCTCtccaataatattatagtcAAACATGCTGATATGCATCGCCCTGGCCTCAATGCGTCAATGATCGAAACTGTCAGTGCCATGATAGAAAATGGGGCGATTAAGACAGTTAAGGTTAGTGGGGAGATTGCTTTGAGCTACATTTCGTCACCGAACGATGCTTCGTTACCCGCCTCAGGTAAGTCATCCTCAATACATTTAGCTGCAAAGTCTAACGTGCATAGGAACCGAAACGATCAGAATCAACAACTTCCCCGCTCTAGAGGCGATTGGTCCTAATAgaacattcattcatccagTATCAGCAGAGAAATCGGATGAATTTACAGTGGACCTTGCGTCGGTATCGCACAAAACATCGCCCGCATTCACTTATCGAGTGCATATTGATGATAAGGATATGGCTGGTTATTCGCCATTATTGTTAAAGCCGGCGTGGAAACCAGTTGGTGATAAGCTTGGTCTAATAATCGAGTATGCACTCAATCCAGATTTCTCCCCGGATGCTATAACTTTCAACAACCTCGTCATCGTAGGTAAATACGCAGGTGTTGGAGCCGCTGTGTGTAAATCCAAACCTTCTGGTACCCACTACCGCGATAAATCCGCTATTGTTTGGCGTCTTGGAGATGTTACCCTAGGTCATGAATGGCATAAGATGAGTGCCTTATTTTCAGGCCCAGATGGCGCAGTTCAGCAACCAGGTCACGCGGAAGCCAGATGGGAAGTCCAACGCCCAATTTCTGGTAATGGAATCAGTATTTCAAGACTGGAAGCAGTTAAAGGTGCTGAGGAGTCAGATCCATTTGCAGATGAATCATTGGCTCCTACAGCAGGTAATTGGGTTGAAATTGAGACTAGTAGAAAGATTGCCAATGGGGTTTATGAGGCAAGACAAAGCTCAGCATGAAAAATGGGATAGGACTGGGggattgagaattgaggTTGAGGGCTCAGGAATGAAAAGAGTTCTCTTCCAGgagttttttcttcttcttttgtttttggcATGCTCTATAAGGGTATTTGAAAAGTATTTAGGTGCAAACAGGAGATTTCAAAGCATGGTGGAAGAGTAATGGTTGGAGCATGGTGGAAGCGTTTCTTTGAGTTGATACCTAGCGTTTAACgctgttttcttttcttttcttcttgtagTGTAGTATatgggtgtgtgtgtgtatatactCAATAGCGAGCTTATTTGAGATTAAGACATGAATCTTTGTGTCCATTACTTTGATCATTCAAGTCGTGACTATGGATTGATGGCTACTACATATCAGTCTTCTTTCACACAATTTGCATTCTCTCCTTTTAAAATGGGCTTGTTAGGATATTGTACATCAGATATCAGTATTTAGGAGAATATGTTTTCAGCTTCGAATTTGCGGGGAAGATTTtctgagagagagagtgtgtgtgtgagtgagtgagagtgagagtatatatgtgtgtgtgtgtgtgtgtgtgtgtagtgAGAAATTACATGGCATGATAGGTTCGCGGTTCAAGAATAGCATAATAAGCCACTAGATGACTTGATTTGGGGGGATTTGtggtttgtggtttgtggTTTGGTGGCTGTATGGGTTTTGTGATGGGTTGTGTGAGGGGGTTGGTGGGTTTGGTGTAAGTGGAGGTGGGGGTGATGGTGATAATCCTTGTTCGGCTGAGTTTTCgagattgggaattggggtGTGGTGGTCTGGTGGTATTGTGGTGGGATATTTTGGCGCGGGGGCGGGGGGAGGTCTTGATTTGAGGTGGGgggtgaggggtgaggggtAAGAAATGAGGGATAAGGAAGGGGTTTGAAGCTGGAGCTGAGATGGATCGTATCTTGCGGGAGGAAGGGAACATGAGATAGCATGGGCGGAAGTGCAGTGAGCTGGATTGGGGAAGAGGGGTGAGGTAAGGTAATGGATGGGATAGATGGGCTGCGATATCTCGGGTTGCATGGTGAGTCTTCTGATCgtgggtggatgggagtGGAGGTGTGATTTTGTTAGTGATACATACAGATAgaggatagatagattggtATGAGTTTAGAATTTACGAGTAAGTAAGTAGTACACGATTCGGCAATGAGGGattcataattcataattcatattcacatgGGGAATTTGTGATCAGACGGGATCTGGATGTaagatttgatagatatgTAAACTACCTCAGTACCCCCTCGTTGCTCCTTCCCGATATTTTTGGACCTTGGTTCTTGGTTGTGttatattgttgttgtgttaCCCCGCTCTGaatctattttatagaatCTGATACATTATCGATCTTGCTTGCTCTTGATAGTATTCTAACTACTTAGAACCTTTGATAACTTGCACAACTTCTACACCTTCTACACCTTCTACACCTTCTACACCTTCTACATACACACAGATTTCGAACCATTTAATCCCGTTCTCGAACTCAGCTATTTACAAGCAATCATGTCCGGCTACGGAAACGAAGAGCAGTCTGACAGCTACGGCGGACAATCTGATAACTATGGCGCTCAACAGGAGAGTGGTATGATATGTTTATTGTTCCATCCGCTTCACTTTCATTCACTAACTTGTGGTAGATTATGGAAATAGAGATAATGATACTCAGTCTGGTGGTATGTAccttattttcatttcctgtTTCGTTGGAGATTTTTGGATAGTGTGGTGCTTGGTTTAGAGCGCAAGCTAATTTGCAAGATGCAGGTTATGGAGGTACTAGGAACAATTACACAAGTGGTGGTCTAGGTGgcgatgataatgataatgagtCGGGTGATGCTTATGGCAGCACCAGAGATGATGGTTATGGTAGTACCAGGAAGAATGACACGAGCAGTGGCTTTGGTCAGGATAATACATTATCTGGTGATGACTATGGTAGTACTCGAAAGGATGACACGAGTGGCGGCTTGAACGATGACAATTTCTCATCTGGCGATACTTATGGTAGTACCAGAGGCGATAAGTACGGCAGCACCGGAAAAGATGATGCAACAAGTGGATTTGGTCAAG from Botrytis cinerea B05.10 chromosome 15, complete sequence includes these protein-coding regions:
- the Bcsyp1 gene encoding Bcsyp1 — its product is MDAVDRQEYPAMLDRLQPGPAAVKLNERVKRINKVNTEIADWLQERRKVEEQYAAGLRKLARKPLQETGGDLGVFDTPWRKIVNSVESIADSHHNLAERISKDVEQPLRQFATQNREMQGMTTIQGNLAAMAKELEDAQHASDKLSKKGGKASTQKVENAAAKLQNAEQQWQAQAPFIYESLQAVDERRLNHLRDVLTQFETHEADRIERSRVAVEQTLTALLEVDTVQEIRNWSEATTAGKPVMERPIRQLSSAGEGGSNTMPIPPPTPRSTHSAAASDISKQEGSGESKLKSRFGTMLQRRRQSIHGGFARAPSPNKGFASLNRNSNSSSGRPTLSPHTSSNNLRDSSSQDNRLSALPESPSNRDTLQPNGNSHGMGQDSLSASDMIRPATSNGVPSPGMMDLSEVEPPSGPPPSHFKETQKDSEGFTVPAAMNDPISQALHEAHEQNEPQFKLDIRDQPIPEQDADAQAALSSVANTLRSSQLTTPGRKVGTVRGRRDVRNTVYVPSPSLDVSTIENNLPPSPAFSPAAARAAAFAAISEHGHAAPSVSDANSIRSGHSLSNNIIVKHADMHRPGLNASMIETVSAMIENGAIKTVKVSGEIALSYISSPNDASLPASGTETIRINNFPALEAIGPNRTFIHPVSAEKSDEFTVDLASVSHKTSPAFTYRVHIDDKDMAGYSPLLLKPAWKPVGDKLGLIIEYALNPDFSPDAITFNNLVIVGKYAGVGAAVCKSKPSGTHYRDKSAIVWRLGDVTLGHEWHKMSALFSGPDGAVQQPGHAEARWEVQRPISGNGISISRLEAVKGAEESDPFADESLAPTAGNWVEIETSRKIANGVYEARQSSA
- the Bccak1 gene encoding Bccak1: MSSTSDWKHDLNASDRYDNISKLKKYLSVGGLGGNTQKTAFEIEAEAYNSSSSRAAYDDLCNPTQPNDEVCLSTTFPPPKSPGITIGSYKNCHHISSGAVSQVYRCDTEEASHALKVITETHNMEPHSPAREIAILKKLSHPSIITLLTTIYDQESRLVLILPYMPHTLTDLLSKSSNGLNTRTTKKIFKQVLSGLAYLHAEHIIHRDISPSNILLPQDIDGQSSIVITDFGTAWHPSISSSAEPSDQKCLEVGTTCYRCPETLFSNTSYTTSLDLWSTGVLLAECLRSPPTPLLESRRGDEDGNQLGLILSMFKTLGTPTEQTWPEATKWKTNPFQWWNIFPSKPWEELLPNAEEDGRDLVASLVVYESSNRITADEALKHPFFFE